A region of Drosophila mauritiana strain mau12 chromosome 3L, ASM438214v1, whole genome shotgun sequence DNA encodes the following proteins:
- the LOC117140523 gene encoding monocarboxylate transporter 12, whose amino-acid sequence MVDTNSSNPGIVGGNSASSARLRRFERTDSELACEEAARLTAEQSPEDEDNQDNDEDDDDEESVYGELPPPPDGGYGWVICFASFMCNMIVDGIAYTFGIFLEEFVAYFHEGKGTVAWVGSLLSGVYLSAGPIVSALANKYGCRAVCIAGSIIACIAFVLSTFSTNVSMLMATYGFMGGFGFGMIYLPAVVAVGYYFETKRSLATGIAVCGSGFGTFAFAPLATYLLEEYGWKNALLIFAGLILNCAIFGAMMRPLTYPKKKKQKPLMQRMYEEKQLQLERGSFAGSHFMVQLPDGTIERKLKMPLNADPGVHSSLNLELLAQQAGGGGLHPVSTLPTITESKVVDVHRQNGAQSPPNGDSNGQLSARSAAGAVGRRPHRNSESENSPYHSQDAMTRNASQPAFLAGDHQSLPKNGSVPAFNTRVRKTSASERFQPSLAAIRATSRGDLEAGAGGDFASSKLSLSQRQGGSQTGSSGRMVRPMSRKDIFYSGSVTNLPQYQSQKSLANYRNSVLSLTKYEKSMQSVAKLDPLAEAEKHREEYDLCPCLGIPDSVKSVVNTMLDVSLLKDPVFMLIGVSNIFGMAGLYVPFVYLVDAAKEHNIPKNDAAMLLSIIGITNTVGRVFCGWVADLPQVNSLLLNNCCLLVSTIAVTLTPLCYSYAAYITMSIFFGLAISGYISLTSIILVDLLGLDKLTNAFGLLILFRGFAALIGTPLAGAIYDMTHTYDLPFYMAGALFGISTITSFLAPCLKRCSPSEETPVHVETLTPIDEEQGEDAEDDEDQPITIVPKIIKTLASPQQEEGHPQFPQKTSESKL is encoded by the coding sequence ATGGTGGATACTAACAGTTCAAATCCCGGCATCGTGGGTGGAAACTCCGCCTCGTCCGCCAGACTAAGGAGATTCGAGCGGACGGACAGTGAGCTGGCCTGTGAGGAGGCGGCCAGGCTGACGGCGGAACAGAGTCCAGAGGACGAGGACAACCAGGATAACGACgaggatgacgacgacgaggagagCGTCTACGGGGAACTGCCGCCTCCGCCGGACGGAGGATACGGCTGGGTCATCTGCTTCGCCAGCTTCATGTGCAACATGATCGTGGACGGTATCGCCTACACGTTCGGCATCTTCCTGGAGGAGTTCGTGGCCTACTTCCACGAGGGCAAGGGCACGGTGGCCTGGGTGGGCAGTCTTCTGTCAGGAGTCTACCTTAGCGCCGGACCCATCGTTTCCGCCCTGGCCAACAAGTACGGATGCCGAGCCGTCTGCATAGCCGGGAGCATAATCGCCTGCATAGCCTTCGTCTTGAGTACCTTTAGTACCAACGTGAGCATGCTGATGGCCACCTATGGCTTCATGGGAGGATTCGGGTTCGGCATGATCTATCTGCCAGCTGTAGTGGCCGTGGGCTACTACTTTGAAACCAAGCGGAGTCTGGCCACAGGAATCGCGGTCTGCGGCTCTGGTTTTGGCACCTTCGCCTTTGCCCCGCTTGCCACCTATCTTCTGGAGGAGTACGGCTGGAAGAACGCCCTGCTCATCTTTGCTGGCCTGATACTCAACTGCGCCATCTTCGGAGCCATGATGCGACCCCTAACCTACCCGAAAAAGAAGAAGCAAAAGCCCTTGATGCAGAGGATGTACGAGGAgaagcagctgcagctggaaAGGGGTTCCTTTGCGGGCTCCCACTTCATGGTGCAGTTACCGGATGGAACCATCGAGCGGAAACTGAAGATGCCGCTCAATGCGGATCCCGGCGTGCATTCCAGCTTGAATTTGGAGCTGCTGGCCCAACAGGCAGGCGGCGGAGGTCTGCACCCTGTCTCCACCCTGCCCACCATCACGGAGTCTAAAGTGGTGGATGTTCATCGACAGAACGGCGCGCAATCTCCACCAAATGGCGACAGCAATGGACAATTGTCCGCTCGATCCGCCGCAGGGGCCGTCGGCCGGCGTCCTCACAGGAACTCGGAGTCGGAGAACAGCCCGTACCACTCGCAGGATGCCATGACGCGGAACGCATCGCAGCCCGCCTTCCTGGCCGGAGATCATCAGAGTTTGCCCAAAAACGGATCCGTGCCAGCATTCAACACGCGAGTGAGGAAAACCTCCGCCTCGGAGCGTTTCCAGCCTTCGCTGGCCGCCATCAGAGCCACATCTCGCGGAGATTTGGAGGCAGGAGCTGGCGGTGACTTCGCCTCCTCGAAGTTGTCGCTGTCACAACGGCAGGGCGGCAGTCAAACtggcagcagcggcaggaTGGTGCGACCCATGTCCCGCAAGGATATCTTCTACTCGGGATCCGTGACGAACCTGCCGCAATATCAGTCCCAGAAGTCCCTGGCTAACTACAGGAATTCGGTGCTGTCGCTGACCAAGTACGAGAAGAGCATGCAGAGTGTGGCTAAACTAGATCCCTTGGCCGAGGCCGAGAAGCACCGCGAGGAGTATGACCTGTGTCCCTGCCTGGGCATTCCCGATTCCGTGAAGTCCGTGGTCAACACCATGTTGGATGTGAGCCTGCTGAAGGACCCCGTCTTCATGCTGATCGGAGTCTCAAATATTTTCGGCATGGCCGGGCTGTACGTGCCCTTTGTCTACCTGGTGGATGCGGCCAAGGAGCACAACATACCCAAGAACGATGCGGCCATGCTGCTGTCCATCATTGGCATCACCAACACCGTGGGCCGTGTCTTCTGCGGATGGGTGGCGGACCTGCCGCAAGTGAACTCGCTACTGCTCAACAACTGCTGCCTCCTGGTGTCAACCATAGCCGTGACTTTGACCCCATTGTGCTACAGCTACGCGGCCTACATAACGATGTCCATATTCTTCGGACTGGCCATCTCGGGCTACATCTCGCTGACGTCAATTATCCTGGTCGACCTGCTCGGCCTGGACAAGCTAACAAATGCCTTCGGACTGCTGATCCTGTTCAGGGGATTTGCCGCCCTGATCGGAACGCCCTTGGCGGGAGCCATCTACGACATGACGCACACCTACGACCTGCCCTTTTACATGGCCGGTGCGTTGTTCGGCATCTCCACGATAACCAGTTTCCTGGCGCCCTGCTTGAAGAGGTGCAGTCCCTCGGAGGAGACTCCGGTGCATGTGGAAACCCTCACCCCCATCGACGAGGAACAGGGCGAGGATGCCGAGGACGACGAGGATCAGCCCATCACCATAGTGCCCAAGATCATCAAGACACTGGCGAGTCCGCAGCAGGAAGAGGGACATCCGCAGTTCCCCCAGAAGACAAGCGAATCGAAGCTCTAA
- the LOC117140526 gene encoding glycoprotein-N-acetylgalactosamine 3-beta-galactosyltransferase 1, whose product ELHSSALQFPSAESPNASWSWLVSAWNTLAIYRNILCLALGLIIGIQLTDFLEYFQLTDSQFASTAITQLEEGATPQLATEEELALWLHNETRVLCMVLTLPKNHQSRVKRLKGTWGRRCNKLIFISSQEDRELGVIDVGVPEERNNLYLKMRKALEYVYRNHGEDYDWFLKADDDTFVIMENLRFMLYPYDPEAALYFGHRFRTTFPQGYMSGGAGYVMSRDALRRLNLFAFNNSQFCPINNNSEDRQIGFCLQNVGVVAGDSRDEEGRDRFLPLSLKFMLPTFPTDNWLPKLTFYEPVNETGSTSGISFHYVKIHEFEMYEYLLYRLHIFGTPLSQRSLPPRLGPDELQNQLNQWAQENSTNSNAWLKQ is encoded by the exons GAGCTCCACTCCAGTGCCCTCCAGTTCCCCTCAGCGGAATCGCCAAATGCCAGCTGGAGCTGGTTAGTTTCAGCCTGGAACACTCTCGCCATTTATCGCAATATACTCTGCCTGGCGCTGGGCCTCATCATTGGCATTCAACTGACGGACTTCTTAGAGTACTTCCAGCTGACCGACAGTCAGTTCGCGAGCACGGCCATCACGCAGCTGGAGGAAGGGGCCACGCCCCAGCTGGCGACTGAGGAGGAGCTGGCGCTGTGGCTCCATAACGAAACACGGGTACTTTGCATGGTGCTGACCCTGCCGAAGAATCACCAATCAAGAGTTAAACGACTGAAGGGCACGTGGGGCAGGCGCTGCAACAAACTGATCTTCATCAGCAGCCAGGAGGATCGGGAACTGGGCGTCATCGATGTGGGCGTGCCCGAGGAGCGGAACAACCTGTATCTCAAAATGAGGAAGGCACTGGAGTATGTGTACCGGAACCATGGAGAGGACTACGACTGGTTCCTCAAGGCAGATGATGACAC CTTTGTGATAATGGAAAATCTGCGCTTCATGCTCTATCCCTATGATCCCGAGGCAGCGCTCTACTTTGGCCACAGATTCCGCACCACCTTTCCACAGGGCTACATGTCCGGAGGGGCCGGCTATGTCATGAGTCGGGATGCACTGCGTCGGCTCAATCTCTTTGCCTTCAACAACAGCCAATTCTGCCCGATCAACAACAATTCAGAGGACAGGCAGATTGGCTTCTGCCTGCAGAATGTGGGAGTAGTTGCAGGCGATTCGCGTGATGAGGAGGGCCGGGATCGATTTCTGCCCTTGTCCCTCAAGTTTATGCTGCCCACTTTTCCCACCGACAATTGGCTGCCCAAACTGACATTTTATGAACCA GTGAATGAAACTGGCTCGACTTCGGGAATTAGCTTTCACTATGTCAAAATCCACGAGTTCGAAATGTATGAATACCTGCTGTATCGATTGCACATTTTTGGAACTCCCTTGTCCCAGAGATCGCTGCCACCCCGACTGGGTCCCGATGAGCTGCAGAACCAGCTCAATCAGTGGGCTCAGGAAAATAGCACTAATTCCAACGCGTGGTtgaaacaataa
- the LOC117140525 gene encoding glycoprotein-N-acetylgalactosamine 3-beta-galactosyltransferase 1 isoform X1, translating into MILVMVRNIIFLVLGIMLGIRLTDFIGYLKLWRNNDLRASERAALLKYPVASEEHLATWLRREVRILCLVLTMPSSHATKAALVNRTWGARCNKLIFMSSQKDPSLNILQINKSESRKNLYAKVRTGMAYVHEHYLNEYDWFLKADDDTYIVMENLRLFLYPYDPESSVYFGCRFKAYFSQGYMSGGGGYVLSRDALRRLNLFALNSTSICKLNGEPEDVQIGHCLQDVGVVAGDTRDFQGHHRFLPVNPFTVFPTILTNSWLEGYFFHKPNVGLHAYTHNYNAHKVMFCSFKRSDCCAASAISFHYVKDFEFELFEFFLYYLRVFGLHRTPRALPSRLGFHQMNERLQYWSQQVTDNKN; encoded by the exons ATGATCCTGGTAATGGTTCGGAACATCATCTTCCTCGTCTTAGGCATTATGTTGGGCATTCGACTCACCGATTTCATAGGCTACCTGAAGCTGTGGAGGAATAACGACTTGCGGGCGAGTGAGAGGGCGGCTCTACTTAAGTATCCAGTGGCCTCGGAAGAGCACCTGGCTACCTGGTTGAGAAGGGAGGTGCGCATACTTTGCCTGGTGCTCACGATGCCATCTTCGCATGCCACAAAGGCGGCGCTGGTGAATCGGACATGGGGAGCCCGGTGCAACAAGCTGATCTTCATGAGCAGCCAAAAAGATCCCAGCCTGAACATACTTCAGATAAATAAATCCGAATCCCGGAAGAATCTATATGCCAAAGTGCGGACAGGAATGGCCTACGTACACGAGCATTACCTCAACGAGTACGACTGGTTTCTGAAGGCCGATGATGACAC TTACATTGTAATGGAGAATCTGCGCCTGTTTCTATACCCTTACGATCCGGAGTCGTCTGTGTACTTTGGCTGTCGCTTCAAAGCGTATTTTTCCCAGGGCTACATGTCCGGTGGCGGAGGCTACGTGCTCAGCAGGGACGCCTTGCGCCGTCTGAATCTGTTCGCGCTGAACAGCACCTCCATCTGCAAGTTGAACGGGGAGCCCGAGGACGTACAGATCGGTCACTGCCTGCAGGATGTGGGTGTTGTAGCGGGAGACACCCGGGACTTCCAGGGACACCATCGCTTCCTGCCCGTCAATCCCTTCACGGTATTCCCCACCATCCTAACTAACTCCTGGCTGGAGGGCTACTTCTTCCACAAGCCAAATGTAGGATTGCATGCCTATACACACAACTACAATGCTCATAAAGTAATGTTTTGCTCGTTTAAGAGAAGTGACTGCTGTGCTGCATCGGCTATATCCTTTCACTATGTCAAAGACTTTGAGTTCGAGCTTTTCGAGTTCTTCCTGTACTACCTGAGAGTCTTTGGATTGCACAGGACGCCGAGGGCTCTTCCGTCGCGCTTGGGATTCCATCAGATGAACGAGCGGCTGCAGTATTGGTCCCAACAAGTCACCGACAACAAGAACTAA
- the LOC117140525 gene encoding glycoprotein-N-acetylgalactosamine 3-beta-galactosyltransferase 1 isoform X2 yields the protein MILVMVRNIIFLVLGIMLGIRLTDFIGYLKLWRNNDLRASERAALLKYPVASEEHLATWLRREVRILCLVLTMPSSHATKAALVNRTWGARCNKLIFMSSQKDPSLNILQINKSESRKNLYAKVRTGMAYVHEHYLNEYDWFLKADDDTYIVMENLRLFLYPYDPESSVYFGCRFKAYFSQGYMSGGGGYVLSRDALRRLNLFALNSTSICKLNGEPEDVQIGHCLQDVGVVAGDTRDFQGHHRFLPVNPFTVFPTILTNSWLEGYFFHKPNRSDCCAASAISFHYVKDFEFELFEFFLYYLRVFGLHRTPRALPSRLGFHQMNERLQYWSQQVTDNKN from the exons ATGATCCTGGTAATGGTTCGGAACATCATCTTCCTCGTCTTAGGCATTATGTTGGGCATTCGACTCACCGATTTCATAGGCTACCTGAAGCTGTGGAGGAATAACGACTTGCGGGCGAGTGAGAGGGCGGCTCTACTTAAGTATCCAGTGGCCTCGGAAGAGCACCTGGCTACCTGGTTGAGAAGGGAGGTGCGCATACTTTGCCTGGTGCTCACGATGCCATCTTCGCATGCCACAAAGGCGGCGCTGGTGAATCGGACATGGGGAGCCCGGTGCAACAAGCTGATCTTCATGAGCAGCCAAAAAGATCCCAGCCTGAACATACTTCAGATAAATAAATCCGAATCCCGGAAGAATCTATATGCCAAAGTGCGGACAGGAATGGCCTACGTACACGAGCATTACCTCAACGAGTACGACTGGTTTCTGAAGGCCGATGATGACAC TTACATTGTAATGGAGAATCTGCGCCTGTTTCTATACCCTTACGATCCGGAGTCGTCTGTGTACTTTGGCTGTCGCTTCAAAGCGTATTTTTCCCAGGGCTACATGTCCGGTGGCGGAGGCTACGTGCTCAGCAGGGACGCCTTGCGCCGTCTGAATCTGTTCGCGCTGAACAGCACCTCCATCTGCAAGTTGAACGGGGAGCCCGAGGACGTACAGATCGGTCACTGCCTGCAGGATGTGGGTGTTGTAGCGGGAGACACCCGGGACTTCCAGGGACACCATCGCTTCCTGCCCGTCAATCCCTTCACGGTATTCCCCACCATCCTAACTAACTCCTGGCTGGAGGGCTACTTCTTCCACAAGCCAAAT AGAAGTGACTGCTGTGCTGCATCGGCTATATCCTTTCACTATGTCAAAGACTTTGAGTTCGAGCTTTTCGAGTTCTTCCTGTACTACCTGAGAGTCTTTGGATTGCACAGGACGCCGAGGGCTCTTCCGTCGCGCTTGGGATTCCATCAGATGAACGAGCGGCTGCAGTATTGGTCCCAACAAGTCACCGACAACAAGAACTAA
- the LOC117140525 gene encoding glycoprotein-N-acetylgalactosamine 3-beta-galactosyltransferase 1 isoform X3, with protein MILVMVRNIIFLVLGIMLGIRLTDFIGYLKLWRNNDLRASERAALLKYPVASEEHLATWLRREVRILCLVLTMPSSHATKAALVNRTWGARCNKLIFMSSQKDPSLNILQINKSESRKNLYAKVRTGMAYVHEHYLNEYDWFLKADDDTYIVMENLRLFLYPYDPESSVYFGCRFKAYFSQGYMSGGGGYVLSRDALRRLNLFALNSTSICKLNGEPEDVQIGHCLQDVGVVAGDTRDFQGHHRFLPVNPFTVFPTILTNSWLEGYFFHKPN; from the exons ATGATCCTGGTAATGGTTCGGAACATCATCTTCCTCGTCTTAGGCATTATGTTGGGCATTCGACTCACCGATTTCATAGGCTACCTGAAGCTGTGGAGGAATAACGACTTGCGGGCGAGTGAGAGGGCGGCTCTACTTAAGTATCCAGTGGCCTCGGAAGAGCACCTGGCTACCTGGTTGAGAAGGGAGGTGCGCATACTTTGCCTGGTGCTCACGATGCCATCTTCGCATGCCACAAAGGCGGCGCTGGTGAATCGGACATGGGGAGCCCGGTGCAACAAGCTGATCTTCATGAGCAGCCAAAAAGATCCCAGCCTGAACATACTTCAGATAAATAAATCCGAATCCCGGAAGAATCTATATGCCAAAGTGCGGACAGGAATGGCCTACGTACACGAGCATTACCTCAACGAGTACGACTGGTTTCTGAAGGCCGATGATGACAC TTACATTGTAATGGAGAATCTGCGCCTGTTTCTATACCCTTACGATCCGGAGTCGTCTGTGTACTTTGGCTGTCGCTTCAAAGCGTATTTTTCCCAGGGCTACATGTCCGGTGGCGGAGGCTACGTGCTCAGCAGGGACGCCTTGCGCCGTCTGAATCTGTTCGCGCTGAACAGCACCTCCATCTGCAAGTTGAACGGGGAGCCCGAGGACGTACAGATCGGTCACTGCCTGCAGGATGTGGGTGTTGTAGCGGGAGACACCCGGGACTTCCAGGGACACCATCGCTTCCTGCCCGTCAATCCCTTCACGGTATTCCCCACCATCCTAACTAACTCCTGGCTGGAGGGCTACTTCTTCCACAAGCCAAAT TGA